From a single Fulvivirga ulvae genomic region:
- a CDS encoding TonB-dependent receptor plug domain-containing protein: MSYLRILLLPLVTGIFVQHVAAQEDTTALVLDEISIEGTRLEKFTIGEKVEKISPVQREATEYSNLSELLTNLSGANIRSYGVSGLSTPSVRGTGSNHTAVFWEGINLQSPTNGSLDLTLMPVSFVDDVSLQYGGAGSLFGSGTLGGAIHLGTEAAMQEGFGGKIFQQIGSFGSTYTGANVNWKHQKVRASIRGFVNHADNDFTYFNRYTTREEEQNNASIDQHGILSELYYQLNGNSDISLKYWYQDNLVHIPDPASASGDARETQADEFHRAVLKWKSQNSKRMFRGQSALLVHHLDYDDKLTEVSTTQSLSWVSEIEATYKLDKSTWLDAGINNTYDQAEVDSYAGEIPSRNQTGLYVSAKRLFAERLEANLGLRETLSDGDLSPVMPSLGLNYSLNNDFSLKSKVARSYRIPTFNDLYWKGAGAVGNPDLEPELGWSTELGILSEKRFGNSQLSVELTGYSNTISQWIQWVEVESVWSPVNVQKIWARGAELILKYGYRLSDDWKLQFWGNYSYTKSTKQEISEGGNLQELDKQVIYTPLHQGKASLNLVHAHFTLGINQLYIGEQYVTGDNRRSIDPYTLTGVSASYKFLLSQKHTLRISGQVKNAFNEDYEIRNARPMPRRNYHLSIIYQFN, from the coding sequence ATGAGTTATCTGCGAATTCTATTATTACCTTTGGTTACAGGCATCTTCGTTCAGCATGTGGCTGCCCAGGAAGATACCACGGCGTTGGTTCTGGATGAGATCAGCATTGAGGGAACGCGTCTGGAGAAGTTTACCATTGGTGAAAAGGTGGAGAAAATTTCACCTGTACAGAGAGAAGCTACGGAGTACAGTAACCTGTCTGAGTTATTGACCAATTTGTCAGGAGCCAATATCAGGTCTTATGGTGTGAGTGGACTTTCAACTCCTTCTGTAAGAGGCACTGGAAGTAATCATACTGCTGTTTTTTGGGAAGGTATAAACCTGCAAAGTCCGACCAACGGTAGCCTTGACCTCACTTTAATGCCAGTAAGCTTTGTGGATGACGTATCTCTCCAGTATGGTGGTGCAGGGTCCCTTTTCGGCTCGGGTACCCTGGGTGGGGCCATTCATCTTGGTACGGAGGCTGCAATGCAGGAAGGCTTTGGTGGTAAGATATTTCAGCAAATAGGCAGTTTTGGCAGTACCTATACGGGCGCGAATGTCAACTGGAAACATCAAAAAGTGCGGGCATCTATACGTGGCTTTGTGAACCATGCCGACAATGATTTTACCTATTTCAACCGTTACACAACCCGGGAAGAGGAGCAAAACAATGCCTCCATCGATCAGCATGGTATATTGTCAGAATTATACTACCAACTCAATGGAAACAGTGATATAAGCCTGAAATATTGGTATCAGGACAACCTGGTACATATTCCGGACCCGGCTTCTGCCTCAGGTGATGCAAGGGAAACCCAGGCTGATGAATTTCACAGAGCGGTTTTAAAGTGGAAGAGCCAAAACAGTAAAAGGATGTTCCGCGGACAATCGGCTTTATTGGTCCACCACCTGGACTACGACGACAAATTAACCGAAGTGTCCACCACACAATCCCTGTCATGGGTCAGTGAGATTGAAGCTACTTATAAACTGGATAAATCTACATGGCTCGATGCAGGTATAAACAACACTTACGATCAGGCGGAGGTGGACAGTTATGCAGGTGAAATACCTTCCAGAAACCAGACAGGCCTGTATGTTTCAGCCAAAAGGCTATTTGCGGAAAGGCTGGAGGCCAACCTGGGCTTGAGGGAGACATTGAGTGATGGTGACCTTTCACCAGTGATGCCCTCCCTGGGATTGAACTACTCGCTAAATAACGACTTCTCTTTGAAATCAAAGGTGGCCCGCAGCTATCGAATCCCTACTTTCAATGACCTGTACTGGAAAGGGGCCGGAGCAGTTGGTAACCCTGATCTGGAACCCGAGCTGGGGTGGAGTACGGAACTGGGTATATTATCTGAAAAGCGGTTTGGTAACTCACAACTTTCCGTTGAATTAACAGGCTATAGTAATACCATTTCACAATGGATTCAGTGGGTGGAAGTAGAATCAGTATGGAGCCCGGTCAATGTGCAGAAAATCTGGGCACGAGGGGCAGAGCTTATTTTAAAATATGGATACAGACTGTCAGACGACTGGAAGCTACAGTTTTGGGGCAATTATAGTTATACAAAATCCACCAAGCAGGAGATCAGTGAGGGCGGTAATCTACAAGAATTGGATAAACAGGTAATCTATACGCCTTTGCATCAAGGGAAGGCTTCGCTGAATTTAGTCCATGCACATTTCACATTAGGAATAAACCAGCTCTATATAGGCGAGCAATATGTTACCGGAGATAATAGAAGATCAATAGACCCTTACACACTGACCGGAGTTTCAGCTTCTTATAAGTTCTTGTTATCTCAAAAACATACATTAAGAATCTCAGGTCAGGTAAAAAATGCCTTTAACGAAGACTATGAGATCCGTAATGCACGGCCTATGCCACGAAGGAACTATCATTTAAGTATCATATATCAATTTAATTAG
- a CDS encoding ABC transporter substrate-binding protein: MKLKVLIIVFSILAIACNHSDKERKSKEILTETPVNIQYATGFRVSLKEGYPFVEVPRPYQGAEEGFKYLLVPRGEEIPAHDRDVQIVEVPIKSIVCTSTTHIPLLDYINETQSLTGFTTTDYISSANMRSRIDSGYVTELGIDKEMNIERLLELDPEAVMAYTITGDYGQFRKMNQAGIPVLINAEYLERHPLGRAEWIKFMALFFNKTDMADSVFNAIESNYNTMRAKAAKADSMPTLYSGVVYGDTWYLPGGENNAAKLFADAGANYLWQDSTTGFLELSFESVYEKAHDADYWVGVASYNSLEEIKQADQRYSRFDAFKNGNVYSYNARIGATGGNEYLELGYLRPDLILADLIRIFHPELLPDNELYFYEKLN; encoded by the coding sequence ATGAAGTTAAAGGTTCTGATTATTGTTTTTTCCATTTTAGCCATAGCCTGCAACCACTCTGATAAGGAGCGGAAAAGCAAAGAAATATTAACAGAAACTCCTGTTAATATTCAGTATGCCACTGGTTTCAGGGTTTCTTTAAAAGAAGGTTATCCTTTTGTGGAGGTACCCAGGCCCTATCAGGGTGCGGAAGAAGGTTTTAAATATTTGCTCGTGCCCAGAGGAGAGGAAATTCCGGCACACGACCGCGATGTTCAGATAGTGGAAGTGCCCATAAAAAGCATTGTCTGTACCTCTACCACGCATATTCCCTTGCTTGACTATATTAATGAAACGCAGAGCCTGACAGGCTTTACTACTACAGACTACATCAGCTCTGCTAACATGCGCAGCAGAATTGATTCCGGTTATGTAACTGAGCTGGGCATAGATAAGGAAATGAACATTGAGCGCCTGCTGGAGCTGGATCCCGAGGCTGTAATGGCCTATACAATTACCGGCGACTATGGACAGTTCCGCAAGATGAACCAGGCCGGAATACCGGTACTTATCAATGCGGAATACCTTGAGCGGCATCCTCTGGGACGTGCGGAGTGGATTAAATTCATGGCTTTGTTTTTTAACAAAACAGACATGGCAGACTCTGTGTTCAACGCTATTGAAAGTAACTACAATACAATGAGAGCAAAAGCCGCAAAGGCAGACTCCATGCCTACCTTATATAGTGGTGTGGTCTACGGTGATACCTGGTACCTCCCGGGCGGGGAAAACAATGCGGCTAAGTTGTTTGCCGATGCCGGAGCCAATTATTTGTGGCAGGACTCAACCACCGGATTTCTGGAATTAAGCTTTGAGTCGGTTTATGAAAAGGCACATGATGCTGACTACTGGGTGGGAGTTGCCTCTTATAATTCACTGGAAGAGATCAAACAGGCCGACCAAAGGTACTCCCGGTTTGATGCTTTTAAAAATGGAAATGTGTACAGCTACAATGCACGCATAGGAGCCACAGGCGGCAATGAATACCTCGAGCTTGGCTACCTCAGGCCTGACCTGATCCTGGCCGACCTGATAAGGATCTTCCACCCTGAATTACTGCCAGATAATGAGCTTTACTTTTACGAAAAGCTGAACTAA
- a CDS encoding iron ABC transporter permease, translated as MNRSYTIKLTLLLPFSILVLFVVNISLGSVSIPFDEILNVLTGSVASKNSWTNIILNFRLPKAITAIAVGAALSISGLLMQTLFRNPLAGPFVLGISSGASLGVALLLLAGISITGSLVASGLTSWLVVSAASLGSALVLLLVVVVSLKIRDSMTLLIIGLMFGSLTGAIVSILQFFSSGEEIQVYLFWTFGSLGGLNWDEITVLWIIAGLGIAIAFIMVKPLNALLLSENYAQSMGINIKTSRFWIIISTSLLAGSITAFCGPIAFIGIAIPHLTRLLFNTSNHKILIPAVAMGGIIVMLICDIISQLPGSEHVLPINAITSLFGAPVVIWVILRRGSIKHSFSG; from the coding sequence TTGAATAGATCGTACACCATAAAATTAACATTGCTGCTGCCATTTTCGATTTTGGTATTATTCGTCGTGAATATCAGCCTGGGCAGTGTTTCCATTCCTTTTGATGAAATATTGAATGTGCTGACGGGCAGTGTTGCGAGCAAAAATAGCTGGACAAACATCATCCTTAATTTCCGGCTACCCAAAGCAATTACTGCCATAGCTGTGGGCGCGGCATTATCCATCAGCGGCCTGCTGATGCAAACGCTTTTCAGAAATCCTCTTGCAGGACCTTTTGTACTAGGCATTAGCTCGGGTGCAAGTCTGGGTGTGGCGCTACTGCTACTGGCGGGTATCTCCATCACCGGGAGCCTTGTTGCCTCCGGGCTTACAAGCTGGCTGGTGGTATCCGCCGCAAGTTTGGGCTCTGCACTGGTGCTACTGTTGGTAGTAGTTGTTTCGCTGAAAATTCGTGACAGCATGACGCTGCTCATCATTGGCCTTATGTTTGGCAGCCTGACCGGGGCAATAGTTAGTATTTTGCAGTTTTTCAGTAGTGGGGAGGAAATTCAAGTATACCTTTTCTGGACGTTTGGAAGTCTGGGCGGACTCAATTGGGACGAAATCACTGTACTCTGGATTATTGCCGGTTTGGGTATAGCCATTGCTTTTATAATGGTAAAACCACTCAACGCTCTGCTCTTAAGTGAAAACTATGCTCAAAGTATGGGGATCAACATCAAAACTTCCCGCTTTTGGATCATTATCAGCACCAGTCTGCTTGCGGGAAGTATTACAGCTTTCTGCGGTCCCATTGCTTTTATCGGAATCGCCATCCCTCACCTTACCCGGCTGCTGTTCAATACCTCCAATCATAAGATATTAATCCCTGCCGTAGCCATGGGTGGCATTATCGTCATGTTGATCTGCGACATTATTTCGCAGCTTCCCGGCAGTGAGCATGTGTTACCCATCAATGCCATAACTTCACTTTTTGGCGCTCCGGTGGTCATCTGGGTAATATTGCGCAGGGGCAGCATTAAACACTCTTTTTCGGGATGA
- a CDS encoding ABC transporter ATP-binding protein, with the protein MTEVDNNDIALAIKDLAVGYHTKKRELVVLKNINLHLKHGELVCFMGPNGVGKSTLLRTIAGVQKPLAGEVRIEDVDLSTISIAELSTKMSVVLTDGINAGNMTGWELVGLGRYPYLGWRVDFSNNDLRKIEESITLAQVSAYVDKKVHELSDGQLQKMMIARALCQDTPIMILDEPTAHLDLNNRVAIINLLKDLTRKTGKSILIATHELDLALQSADRLWLAGHQAPVISGFPEDMVLNGAIDRVFELKGFDLKTGQLKKKSLGKKVSLQGAGYQYLWTKNALERNGYEISSEGDFQIRIMASKNLSWEVENKGIVATNTLEELINYLNQQKF; encoded by the coding sequence ATGACAGAAGTAGACAACAACGATATCGCCCTGGCAATTAAAGATCTTGCCGTAGGTTATCACACCAAAAAGAGGGAGCTGGTGGTGTTGAAAAATATCAACCTCCACCTCAAACATGGAGAGCTGGTTTGCTTTATGGGACCTAATGGAGTGGGAAAATCGACTTTGCTACGAACCATCGCAGGAGTACAAAAACCTTTAGCCGGTGAGGTCAGAATTGAAGATGTTGACCTCTCTACTATTTCAATTGCGGAGCTATCTACTAAAATGAGCGTGGTGCTCACGGATGGTATCAATGCCGGAAATATGACCGGTTGGGAGCTTGTAGGGTTGGGCAGGTATCCTTATCTGGGCTGGCGGGTTGATTTTAGTAATAATGATCTTCGAAAAATTGAAGAGTCCATTACCCTCGCACAGGTATCGGCATACGTGGATAAGAAAGTGCATGAGCTTAGCGACGGTCAATTGCAGAAAATGATGATTGCGCGGGCACTATGCCAGGACACCCCGATCATGATACTGGATGAACCTACAGCCCACCTTGACCTGAACAACCGGGTGGCTATCATCAACTTACTGAAAGACCTGACGCGTAAAACAGGGAAATCCATACTGATAGCCACGCACGAACTCGACCTGGCCCTGCAATCGGCTGACCGCCTGTGGCTGGCAGGTCATCAGGCGCCGGTCATTTCAGGGTTCCCTGAAGATATGGTGCTTAACGGAGCCATTGACAGGGTGTTTGAGCTCAAAGGTTTTGACCTTAAAACCGGTCAATTGAAAAAGAAAAGCCTGGGCAAGAAGGTTTCGCTGCAAGGGGCAGGCTATCAATATCTCTGGACAAAAAATGCTCTGGAAAGAAACGGTTACGAGATTAGCAGTGAGGGTGATTTTCAGATTAGGATTATGGCCTCAAAAAACCTGAGCTGGGAAGTGGAAAACAAGGGCATTGTAGCTACCAATACCCTTGAAGAGCTTATCAATTATCTCAATCAGCAGAAGTTTTGA
- a CDS encoding DUF547 domain-containing protein yields the protein MKKFVVAFLFGISLTPAVGFNLDSFFKQSDAFLKKYVQNGKVAYKTINSQFSEIESLYKTIGEADLSAASDTEAKAFYINAYNLIVIYQVSKYYPLKSPLDQSGFFDKVKHTVAGTPMTLNFLEIKKLILAYKDPRIHFALACAAVSCPPLADFAYMPGQLDQQLDTRTKLALNDPVWLRVRPDQKKVQLSKIFEWYHKDFVMGGESSVLEFINKYRTKNIPTSYAIAYYEYDWSLNER from the coding sequence ATGAAAAAGTTTGTCGTTGCATTTTTATTTGGCATATCGCTGACACCTGCCGTTGGTTTTAATCTTGATAGTTTTTTTAAGCAATCAGATGCTTTTTTAAAGAAGTATGTGCAAAATGGAAAAGTAGCCTATAAAACTATCAATAGCCAGTTTTCCGAAATAGAGTCGCTATATAAAACAATCGGTGAGGCAGATCTTTCCGCAGCCTCCGATACCGAGGCGAAGGCCTTCTATATCAATGCCTATAACCTGATTGTGATCTATCAGGTGTCAAAATACTACCCCCTCAAGTCACCCCTCGATCAAAGTGGCTTTTTTGACAAGGTGAAACATACCGTGGCAGGAACACCTATGACCTTGAATTTTCTTGAGATTAAAAAACTAATATTGGCTTATAAAGACCCCAGAATCCATTTTGCCCTGGCTTGTGCCGCCGTAAGCTGCCCGCCACTGGCAGATTTTGCCTACATGCCCGGCCAGCTCGATCAGCAGTTGGATACCCGTACAAAGCTTGCACTCAATGACCCGGTTTGGCTGAGAGTAAGGCCAGATCAGAAGAAAGTACAATTATCAAAAATATTTGAATGGTACCATAAAGATTTTGTGATGGGAGGGGAAAGCTCAGTACTCGAATTCATCAATAAGTACCGCACCAAGAACATACCAACCTCTTATGCCATTGCCTATTACGAATACGACTGGAGCCTTAATGAGCGGTAG